From Daphnia pulicaria isolate SC F1-1A chromosome 4, SC_F0-13Bv2, whole genome shotgun sequence, one genomic window encodes:
- the LOC124338676 gene encoding protein SCO1 homolog, mitochondrial-like encodes MFISYSTKFPYCFRLNLCVRKSVNGLHNVIPLRFFKNGPGLQSFSNPTSQGLPKKKEVFGKKGPISYKTLLVTAGLSGSLLAFMLYVRKEKEAAIQLERNRALGKAAISGKFNLVDHNGVKKSSDDFLGQWLLVYFGFTHCPDICPDEIEKLVKVVDNLDQMKGVPKVQPLFITVDPDRDSIQSVEKYVKEFSPKLIGLTGNKEQIAEACKNFRVYFSAGPRDQDDDYIVDHTIIVYLINPDGEFVDYYGQNKTSENISAGILLNISKFDQSKHSFWK; translated from the exons ATGTTCATTTCATATTCAACAAAGTTTCCGTATTGTTTTCGCCTTAATTTATGCGTGAGAAAATCCGTTAATGGGTTGCATAACGTGATACCTTTAAGGTTCTTTAAAAATGGTCCAGGACTTCAAAGCTTTTCAAATCCAACTTCCCAGGGTCtacccaaaaaaaaggaagtttTTGGTAAGAAAGGTCCCATATCATATAAAACCTTGTTAGTCACAGCTGGCTTGAGTGGATCTTTGCTGGCATTTATGCTCTACGTTAGAAAGGAAAAGGAAGCag CCATTCAGCTTGAAAGAAACAGAGCCCTAGGAAAAGCAGCAATAAGTGGAAAATTCAATCTAGTGGACCATAACGGAGTAAAAAAATCTAGTGATGATTTTTTAGGACAGTGGCTTCTAGTATATTTTGGTTTTACTCATTGTCCTGATATATGTCCAGATGAAATTGAGAAGCTAGTGAAAGTGGTTGATAATCTAG ATCAAATGAAGGGAGTTCCGAAAGTTCAACCATTGTTCATCACGGTTGATCCTGATCGAGATTCAATTCAGTCTGTTGAAAAATATGTCAAAGAATTTAGTCCTAAACTTATTGGCTTAACTGGGAATAAGGAACAGATTGCTGAGGCATGTAAAAACTTCAGGGTATATTTTAGTGCAGGACCACGAGATCAAGATGATGATTATATA GTGGATCACACTATAATCGTTTATCTGATTAACCCAGATGGTGAATTCGTGGATTATTATGGACAGAACAAAActtctgaaaatatttcagctggAATATTGCTTAACATCTCCAAGTTTGATCAATCAAAACATtcattttggaaataa
- the LOC124338677 gene encoding 60S ribosomal protein L7a-like, which produces MVLKKVKGKKGVGKKVAPAPLAVKKEVPKKVVNPLFEKKARNFGIGQDIQPKRDLSRFVRWPKYVRLQRQRAVLVQRLKVPPPINQFRQTLDRQTATQMFKLLDKYRPESKQAKKQRLRARAQARASGKTDTPSKRPFVVRQGVNTVTSLVEQKKAQLVVIAHDVDPIELVIFLPSLCRKMGVPYCIVKNKARIGRLVRRKTCTCVALTQVESNDKLNLSKLVEAVKNNYNDRFDEIRRHWGGGLLGPKSSARIAKIEKAKAKELAQKVV; this is translated from the exons ATGGTCCTGAAGAAAGTTAAG gGAAAGAAAGGTGTCGGCAAGAAGGTTGCACCAGCACCTTTGGCTGTCAAGAAAGAAGTCCCAAAGAAAGTTGTGAACCCGCTCTTTGAGAAAAAAGCTCGCAACTTTGGAATTG GTCAGGACATTCAGCCAAAGAGGGATTTGAGCCGTTTCGTTAGATGGCCAAAGTATGTCCGTCTGCAACGTCAACGTGCTGTTCTTGTTCAGAGGTTGAAGGTGCCCCCTCCAATCAACCAGTTCCGTCAAACATTGGATCGTCAGACAG CCACCCAAATGTTCAAGCTCTTGGACAAATATCGCCCAGAGAGCAAGCAAGCCAAGAAACAAAGATTGCGTGCTCGTGCCCAAGCTCGTGCATCTGGCAAGACCGATACTCCTTCTAAGCGCCCATTTGTAGTGCGCCAGGGTGTTAACACGGTTACGTCATTGGTTGAGCAGAAGAAAGCACAGCTTGTTGTGATTGCCCATGATGTTGATCCAATTGAG TTGGTTATCTTTCTGCCCTCATTGTGTCGTAAAATGGGAGTTCCATACTGCATTGTCAAAAACAAAGCTCGCATTGGTCGCTTGGTCCGTCGCAAGACTTGCACTTGTGTTGCTCTTACCCAG gtTGAATCCAATGATAAGCTGAACTTATCTAAATTGGTTGAAGCTGTGAAGAATAACTACAACGATCGTTTTGACGAGATTCGTCGTCATTGGGGTGGTGGACTCTTGGGCCCGAAATCGTCTGCCCGAATTGCTAAAATTGAGAAAGCAAAGGCTAAAGAGTTGGCCCAGAAAGTTGTGTAA
- the LOC124335872 gene encoding phosphatidylinositol 5-phosphate 4-kinase type-2 alpha-like, with the protein MSSQNSTSMPVSMPSIKLKKKHIRVKHQKAKLFRASEPILSVLMWGINHTIKELVYINIPVMLMPNDFKAYSKVKVDNHLFNKENMPSHFKIKEYCPLVFRNLRERFSIDDSDYRQSLTRSQPVVSDSPGRSGAKFYNSSDGLFVIKTLTREEVEQMHLLLKEYHPYIVERHGKTLLPQYLGMYRLTVDGVENYLVVTRNVFSNHLPLHRKYDLKGSTVDREASDKEKEKELPTLKDNDFVKDGTKVVIGDDARERLMETLTADVEFLMKLQLMDYSLLLGVHDCEQAEQENKEILERSEQTECVPAAEDSYNEDDEDSCGSTVGVGGATGPTPPDSPQMGREKAQAARSISQQYPYQYTGKIIPDIDIYAIPCKEDAPKREIYFLALIDILTHYGVKKQAAKAAKTVKYGSHVDGISTVEPDQYGRRFLDFMAKVIE; encoded by the exons ATGAGCAGTCAAAATTCTACCAGCATGCCAGTTTCCATGCCTAGTataaaactgaagaaaaagcATATTCGTGTGAAACATCAAAAAGCCAAGCTCTTTAGAGCTAGTGAACCAATCCTTTCAGTATTAATGTGGGGTATTAATCATACT atTAAAGAATTGGTTTACATCAATATTCCTGTCATGCTGATGCCAAATGATTTTAAAGCATACTCAAAAGTTAAAGTTGACAATCATTTGTTCAATAA AGAGAACATGCCCAGTCATTTTAAGATCAAAGAATACTGTCCATTGGTATTTCGAAATCTTCGTGAGAGATTTTCCATTGATGATAGTGATTATCGTCAGTCATTGACCAG ATCACAACCTGTAGTATCAGATTCACCAGGTCGAAGTGGAGCAAAGTTTTATAATTCCAGTGACGGCCTCTTTGTCATAAAAACATTGACAAGAGAAGAAGTAGAGCAAATGCATTTACTGCTCAAGGAGTACCATCCA TACATTGTTGAGCGACATGGTAAAACATTGCTTCCACAGTATCTTGGAATGTACCGGTTGACAGTGGATGGAGTGGAGAATTATCTAGTCGTAACAAGAAATGTGTTCAGCAATCATTTGCCTTTACACAG gaagtatgatcttaaaggATCCACAGTAGATCGCGAGGCATCTGACAAAGAGAAGGAGAAAGAATTACCTACGTTAAAAGATAACGATTTTGTCAAAGACGGAACTAAAGTAGTGATTGGTGACGATGCTAGGGAGCGTTTGATGGAAACCCTTACTGCTGATGTAGAG TTTCTCATGAAACTTCAATTGATGGACTATTCACTCCTTTTGGGTGTACATGATTGTGAACAAGCTGAACAGGAAAACAAGGAAATATTAGAACGCTCAGAAC AAACGGAGTGTGTGCCTGCAGCTGAAGACAGTTATAATGAAGACGACGAAGATTCATGTGGTTCTACTGTGGGAGTCGGAGGAGCAACTGGACCCACCCCACCAGATTCACCTCAGATGGGTCGTGAAAAAGCGCAAGCTGCTCGTTCCATCTCACAGCAGTATCCGTATCAGTATACTGGTAAAATAATCCCAGATATTGACATTTACGCCATCCCATGCAAAGAag ATGCGCCGAAACGTGAAATTTACTTCTTAGCGCTTATTGACATTTTGACGCATTATGGAGTAAAGAAACAAGCTGCAAAAGCAGCCAAAACTGTCAAATATGGATCCCACGTTGACGGAATTTCTACCGTCGAACCTGATCAATATGGCCGTCGCTTCTTAGATTTTATGGCGAAAGTTATTGAATAA